Proteins encoded by one window of Chryseobacterium foetidum:
- a CDS encoding response regulator, whose protein sequence is MKKKILIVDDDPRNIFALKLTLKSEGFEVISASMADEAIRMMIQNTDIKVVLMDMMMPEIDGYQAMDIISQNPDIAKIPVIAVTAQAMTGDREKCLDAGAKDYITKPINVELLLKAIQNIA, encoded by the coding sequence ATGAAGAAGAAAATCTTAATTGTAGACGACGATCCGCGAAATATTTTCGCTTTAAAATTAACTTTAAAATCAGAAGGGTTTGAGGTAATTTCTGCCTCAATGGCCGATGAAGCTATCCGGATGATGATTCAGAATACAGATATCAAAGTTGTGCTGATGGATATGATGATGCCGGAAATAGACGGTTATCAGGCGATGGATATCATTTCTCAAAATCCGGATATAGCAAAAATTCCTGTCATTGCCGTAACCGCTCAGGCGATGACGGGAGACCGTGAAAAATGTCTGGATGCAGGTGCAAAAGACTATATCACAAAACCGATTAACGTGGAACTTCTATTAAAAGCAATTCAAAATATAGCCTGA
- a CDS encoding response regulator: MNKKKILIFDDDTTILEVVTIIFEENGYDVEISETSHDILERVESFRPDLILMDNWIPNIGGVEATKKLKNHADFRSIPVIYVTANNDIAKLAKEAGADDFVAKPFNLDDIEEKVAKYLQ, from the coding sequence ATGAACAAAAAGAAGATCTTAATTTTTGATGATGACACCACAATTCTGGAGGTAGTCACCATTATTTTTGAGGAAAACGGTTACGATGTCGAGATTTCCGAAACTTCGCACGACATCCTCGAAAGGGTAGAGAGTTTTCGTCCCGATCTTATTTTGATGGACAACTGGATACCCAATATCGGTGGTGTGGAAGCTACAAAAAAATTAAAAAATCATGCTGATTTCAGATCAATACCGGTAATCTACGTAACGGCCAATAACGATATTGCCAAGCTTGCCAAAGAAGCCGGTGCAGATGATTTTGTAGCCAAACCTTTCAACCTTGATGATATCGAGGAGAAAGTGGCAAAATATCTTCAGTAA
- a CDS encoding CheR family methyltransferase, with protein sequence MLEPSIVKDEEVEYLIRDVYDLYGYDFSRYSRASFKRRVNRLCLIDKFTSFAELRYTIITEPDYLKRFVEEITVNVTEMFRDPLFFKEIREQILPHLGTFPLIRIWVAGCSTGEEAYSMAILLKEAGLYDKCLIYGTDLNPSVLEQARSGVFPIQQMKQYSENYILSGGKKDFSEYYTANYDSVQFDKSLQKKLILSTHNLVSDSSFNSFQLIICRNVLIYFEKDLQERVFKLFDDSLENLGYLALGSKETLRFSNLKKSYETVSEQKIWKKTEHQ encoded by the coding sequence ATGCTGGAGCCGAGTATTGTAAAAGACGAAGAAGTAGAATATCTCATCAGGGATGTTTACGATCTTTACGGCTACGATTTTTCAAGATACAGCCGTGCATCTTTCAAGAGAAGGGTCAACAGACTGTGTCTTATTGATAAGTTTACCAGCTTTGCAGAACTTCGCTACACCATCATCACCGAACCCGATTATCTGAAACGTTTTGTGGAAGAAATCACAGTGAACGTCACAGAAATGTTTCGTGATCCTTTGTTTTTTAAAGAAATCCGAGAGCAGATTTTACCGCATTTAGGAACTTTTCCACTCATCAGAATCTGGGTGGCGGGTTGTTCAACAGGTGAGGAGGCTTATTCAATGGCGATTTTGCTTAAAGAAGCAGGCTTGTATGATAAATGTTTAATTTACGGCACAGATTTAAATCCTTCCGTTCTGGAGCAGGCAAGGTCAGGCGTTTTTCCGATACAGCAGATGAAGCAGTACTCAGAAAATTACATACTTTCCGGAGGAAAAAAGGATTTTTCTGAATATTACACAGCCAACTACGACAGTGTACAGTTTGACAAAAGCCTTCAGAAAAAACTCATTTTGTCGACACATAATCTGGTTTCAGACAGTTCATTCAACAGTTTCCAGTTGATTATCTGCAGAAATGTGCTGATTTATTTTGAAAAAGATCTTCAGGAAAGAGTTTTTAAACTTTTTGATGACAGTTTAGAGAATTTGGGCTATCTTGCTTTAGGTTCAAAAGAAACATTGAGGTTTTCAAATCTTAAAAAATCTTACGAAACCGTGAGCGAACAGAAAATCTGGAAGAAAACAGAACATCAGTAA
- a CDS encoding chemotaxis protein CheB yields MEQSIHSDYGLVLIGGSAGSLHVIMEMLKNIHFSLNFPVVIVVHRKPYSTSVLPVLLQQFTEIEVIEIEDKTDLLPNRIYIAPADYHLLFEDTKTVSLDSSEKMNYSRPSIDVTFRSAAEIFGLNLVTVLLSGANSDGTEGLKYVKTNGGKIWIQNPETAEVDYMPRMALEQVDYDLVFNPNELAELLRNLKR; encoded by the coding sequence ATGGAACAGAGCATACACAGTGATTACGGGTTGGTACTTATCGGCGGATCTGCCGGAAGCCTTCATGTAATTATGGAAATGCTTAAAAATATACACTTCAGTTTAAATTTCCCTGTAGTAATCGTGGTTCACAGGAAACCATATTCTACGAGTGTGCTTCCGGTTTTGCTGCAGCAGTTTACAGAGATTGAAGTTATAGAAATTGAAGATAAAACAGATCTTCTGCCCAACAGAATTTATATTGCGCCGGCAGATTATCACCTGCTTTTTGAAGATACAAAAACCGTATCTTTAGACAGTTCAGAAAAGATGAATTATTCGCGCCCGTCAATTGATGTTACCTTCAGATCTGCGGCGGAAATTTTTGGTTTAAATCTTGTAACTGTGCTTCTTTCAGGAGCCAATTCTGATGGTACGGAAGGTTTAAAATATGTAAAAACAAACGGTGGGAAAATCTGGATTCAGAACCCTGAGACCGCCGAAGTGGATTATATGCCCAGGATGGCATTGGAACAGGTAGATTATGACCTTGTTTTCAACCCAAATGAGCTGGCAGAATTATTGAGAAATTTGAAAAGATAA